From the genome of Marinitoga sp. 38H-ov:
TATGCTTTTTTGGAATAATGTGTAGATAAAATTACCCACAATCCATTTAAAAAGTTATTTTTAAATAAATCATTATAATTATCTCTCGCATAATAATAACTTTTAGCCTCTGGAATGAGCATTATTCTCATTCCTATTTTTTTTAGTCTTAAATTCATTTCTATATCCTGATTTCTTTTTAATTCTGGTTTAAATAATCCAGCTTTTTCAAATACTTCTTTTTTATATATTCCATATGCTACTGTATCTACATATTCTTCTTTTTCATTACATGTTCTATACTTAGCTCCTCCTACCCCAAAAGGATGAGATAATACATTTGCAATTGCTTTAGCAATTGCTGTATCTTTACCAGGCTGCGTAATTACTAATCCTCCAGCTATATCGCATTTATTTTCCTCTAATCTTTTTATACAAGCAGATATATAATTTTTTGAATATGTTGTGTGTGCTCCTGCTATCATAATATAATCACCAGTTGCTTCTTTTATTCCTATATTCAAAGCAACTGGTGTTATTTTTAATTCATTATCAATTATTTTTATATCTATATTATTATTTTCATTTTTTATTCGGTCAATTATTTCTTTTGTGTTATCAGTACTTAATCCATCAACAATGATTATCTCTTTATTTTCATAATCATTTTCTATTAATGAATTTAAACATTTTTCTATATATTTTTCTTCATTAAGTGTTGGTATTATAATAGATACTTTTTTACTAGATACTTTTTCCATGTTATCCCCCCATTAAGACAATACAAAATTAACAAATTCCTTTTCTTTTTCTTCTGTCCAAACAAATTCATGTTTATATTTTCTTATATTTTCTAATAATTCTTCATAATTTTCATATGCTTTTATTATTTTATCTACTGATTCATCTATATTCTTTGGATTAATAACTATACCAATATTATATTTTTCTACCTCTTTTGCCATTGATATAAACGTATTTTTTACTATTACAGGAGTTTCTGCTGCTATTGAATCATAATATTTGTTTGGTAGAGAAAATATATCATTTTTATAATTTCTATTTTTTACAGTATTAAATGATATTAATGAAAATAATGATTTTGATAATTCTTTCATCATATCCTCATATGGTAAAAATTTTGTATAGTCATGTGGTATATCTTTAAAATATTCTGATTCCATACCTATTATTCTAAATTTAAAACCTTTTTGAATTAGCTTTTTTAATATTTCTTTCTCATCTTCTAAATTTCTATTTATTTTACCTACAAAAGATATTTCTTTTATTTTTTCTTTTGATTGTATTGATATTTCGGCATAATTTTTTTGGATATAATAATCATTATGAATATTTAATTTTTGATATATATCTTTTTGCATATCTTTTGATACAAAAATTAATTTATCTGATAAATTTAATTGTTTTTCAAAAATCTTCCATAATACTTTTTCTTTTATCTGTTTTTTTATTCCTGATAAATTGTTTAAGAAATTTTCCGGATGATATTCATGAATATCATATATTATTTTTTTATTTCTTTTTTTTGCTATTTTAAAAGGAAGAACTGGTTTTGTTGTCAGAAAATGATGCATGTATAATATGTCATATTCAAATTCTCTTATTAATTGTATAATTTTTTTATCAAACTTTCCTCTGCTTTTTACCTCTTTTATCTTATTTTCAAAATTTATTTTATATTTTATAGGTATATATTTTATATTATCTTTAAAATATTCTTCTTCATTTTTATTTGTTATATATTGATATATTACCTTATTTTTCTTAGATAATGATTTTACCATTCTATAAACCCTTTTGTCATATTTTGGATGCATATATCCTATTATAAAAATTGTCATATAATCACCACAAGTCTTTTCTTAATTGCTCTAATATTTCAAATGCTTCTTTTAATTCATCAAAATCTATTTTAGTTAAAATATCCAATGCTTTTTTTAACTCAGTAGTTGATAATTTAGATATATGTTGTAAAATTTCTTTAATTTCTGAAGAAGATATTCCTTCTGTTCTTGGTAAATAAACTACTTCACAATATTCATTTAAATAATCAAATTTCCCTTTCCAATCTTCTCCTATAACAAAAATATCTACATTATATTTTATTATATCTTCTATTTTTTGTTCCCAATTTTTTTCTGGTATTACTATATCAACACATTTAATATTTTTTACGATTTCTGCTCTTTGTTCATATGGAATTATAGATTTTTTCCCTTTAATAGCATTAAATTCATCTGTTGAAACAGCTACAATTAGTTTATCACCTAACTCTTTAGCTCTTTGCAATAATCTAAGATGCCCTATATGAAATAAATCAAATGTACCATATGTAATTACTGTTTTCATCATTTCACCCCAATTTTTTTTAAAAACTTATCTATTATCTCCTTATCTTGAGAAAATGGAGAAAAATAAAATGAAAAGAATATTATTAATATAATAATAATCGAATTTATAATTACCCAAAAATAGATATTCGATATACTTTTTGTAAAGCTAAATATAAAAATAGAAGTGAAAGCAAATAACAATATATAAAATAATGTTCTTATTTTATATGGATAAATATTATATATAACTCTTACTTGAATAAATTTCAATAAGTTTACAACAATTATTGATGCCGCAAAAGAAAATGCAATACCCCAAGAATATCTTGGTCCTAATAAATATCCAGTTGATACACCTGTAATTATCATCGCTAAACCATTTATTATCTCAAGCCCCTCATATCCAGACATATTCAGTAATGTACCATTAGGACCAACAAAAGAATTAATAAATTGAGATATTAATATTAGAGAAACTATTAATGTACCTTTTGAATAATCTTCTCCTAAAAAAGATAATATTCTATTAATATGTATAACAATAAAACTAATTATAGGCAACATAATAAAAGTATTCCAACGCGATACATCTTTAAATATTAAATCTATTTTTTTTAAATCTTTTTCTTTCCATGCAAGAGCAAATTCAGGCATTGTTACATTAGCTAAAGCTGTACCTAACATTGCTCCTATTGTACCTAATGTTATTCCAATTGAAAGATAACCAACAGATTCATTTGTTGAATATAATCTTTGCATTATTTTAGATAAATTTCCATACAATGAATAAGTTATAGTTATAAAATAAAATTTCCATGAATTTTTAATAATCCATTTTAGAGATAAATATTTTTCTTTAGTATAAAATCTTATGGATATTATCAAAGGTATTAATAATGAAAATAAATAAGCTAATATAAATGAGAAATAGTTAGAAATAATAAAAAAGAATATAAAAAATGAGCCTACTCTGATTAGTCTAATCAATGTATCTCTAATAAAACTAGCGGTATCTTGTTTTTTTATTCCAATAAAATATGAATATGTTAAATTTTCTACCTGTGATAAAAAAACTAAAAATAAAATAATTATTACATTAAATTTGTTATATACTATACTCTCATCAAATGTCATATATATAAATGGAAATATTAGAATATCTAATAAAAAATATATTCTGATAAAATCAGAGTATATTTTTTTTGCATTATATATATTTTTCCCACTTTCTCTAATTAATAACGTTGGTAACCCTAAACTCAAAAATGAATAATATGTTCCAATAAATCCTAAAATTACATTGGCTTTACCATATTCTGATGCACCTAATAATTTAGCAATTATTAATTGAAATATAAATCCTATGCCACTACCTATAAAAGTCCATGAAAAAGCTTTAATTCCTTTTTTAAATAGATTCATGTAATCCTCCATTAAAAATTATATTATATATTCTTTCACATGAATTATTCCCATATATAAAAAACATGTCTTTTAAAATTTTTCTATGATCAATATATTTATCTTCTTTAAAATTATCTAATATTGAATTTTGTAAATCAGTTTGTGTTCTAACTTTATCGCCTGGGGTCCAAAATTCATATGGATGTAATAATAATCCTCTAACTTTTATATATTCTTCTATATCATTATTAATAAATATAATAGGTTTATTTAATAACAAATAATCGAAATATATACTAGAATAATCTGTAATTAACATATCAGAATCAGGTAAAATTTCATATAAATCTATATCTTTTTTTGATAATATATCTTCTGATAAAAACATGAAATTTTCTAAATTGTAATTTTCATATAATTTTTTATAATATCTCTCTTCTATAGGATGGAGTTTCGCTATAAATAAAATTTTATTTTCAATTAAAAATTTTTCAAAATCTGAAATATTAAAATCTGATATTCCAAATATATTTTTATTTCTTTCTATACCTTCGGAAATATCTCTATTTACATAACCTTTTCTAAATGTTGGAATAAAAAATATAATTTTTTTATCTTTTTTTTGTATTATTTCATTTAATCTTCCATTTTTAAATAAATAATCAGTTCTCGGAAATCCAGTAACAATATATCTTCCTAAATAATTTCCTGTTGTGGAATTTAATAACGTATTATAAAATGGAGAAGATGAAATAATATAATCATATTTCATCCAATTTTTTAATATTTTCTTTTTCCTTTTTTCTGTTTTGTCTAAAAGCCCCATTGCTTTTAATGGTATTCCATGCCAAAACTGTATAAATTTTTGATTTTTTCTTTTAAAGAAAACATTTATATCATGTGAAGTAAATACATATTTTGAGGATTTTACTAAATCTAAATATTCAAAAATATTTTTTGATTTATTTATTATTTTAACATTTAAATGATTTTTATCCTTTAAATATCTAAAAAAGGCATAAGAATTTGAACCACTATATGGTGTATCATCTATTATTAATACATCATACTTATATTTTTTTATACTGTATATAATTTCAAGTATTATCTTTATTATTTTTTTTATCATTTAATTCCCCTCTTAATAAATCTCTTATAAAATTATATGCCTTATTTCCTATAATTTTTCTGATTTTTTTTCTTATTTTATTTGGTAAAGGTTGCCATGTCCCCGAAAAGTGATGTATTGTATGAGTATTATCTGTTATATGTATTTCACCAGTATGATCATTCTTTGCACAAAAATAATCAAATGGATATATAGCTATACCATCGCCAAACTCTTGATATTTTCCTCCACCTATATAACCCATTTTCTTAGACAATTCTGTAATAATTATAACATTCGTAGTTAAATCAAAAGTTCCATCATCTAAAACAAATTTTTTATCATTATAATAATCTAAAAGTAATTTTATCCAGCTATTTTTTGGTGTTGCTCCCATTATTCCAGTTGGTATTAATTTATCATTTTCATAACCGGAAAAAGCATTGTGATGTAAAAATTTATCAAGATTTTTAATTACTTCTACATCTGTATCCATATATATTCCACCATATTCATATAATACCTTTAATCTAACGTAATCAGTTACAAATGCGTATTTCTTATTTTCATATGCTTCCTTTATATATATATTCTCATTAATATCAAAATTGTCTTCATTCCATTCTATTATCTCATAATCTGGTAAATGTATTTTCCAACTTTCAATACATTTTCTGGCAATCTCTGGTTTCTTACCTTTTCCAAACCAGCAATAATGAATTTTTTTAGGTATCAATTTATACACTCCTTATATATATAACTTTTGAATTAAAATCAAAATATTCTATTTTTGATTTTTTGGAAACTATAAATATTGTTTCTTCAGTTTTCAATTTTAATATGTTATAATCATTTTCATCATTAGAATTTATTATAATTATATTTTTATCTTTTTTTAATTTTTCATCTATTTCTTTTATTTTTTCAATATCTAATTTATTTATATTAAGTAAATTATAATTTAAATTACTTAATTCAGCATATAACAAATCTAATATATTTTCACTAGCTGTATTTACTATTAAAATATTATTTTTATTAATCATATATAAATACTTTGAGATTTTTGAAATATCTCCGTTTACTATTAATTCAGGTTTTTTATAATTGTATTCAAAATCTTTCAATGAATATATTTTATTATCTTTTAATTCAAATCTTAAAGCTATTATAGAGGCTAAAAATATTGATATAAAAAACCCTCCAATAAAAAACATTTTAAATGATGGAAAGTCTTGTCTTGTTGGAACAAAAGAATTATTTAATATTGATGGTTTTTGTATTTCTAACAATGTTTTTAACCTTGTTTGTTCAAGAGCTGTTTTAACTATATTGTATTTTTCTTCAAGTATTTTTTGATCTTTTTTTAATGATAAATATTCATACAATATCGGTGATTGATTTGTAATTTCTTCACTTAATTTTTTTTCTAGATTTTTAAGCATATTATATTGTGTATCTAAAACTTCATAAGAATATTTTAATGTTTTATATTTATTTAATAAATCCATTGATATTGCACTTAAATACATATCTTTATTATTTATTAATATTTCTAATTTCTTTGATAATTCTGTTTTTAATACATTTATACTTGTTTCTAGTTCAAATAATTTCGGAGAATTTGGAGATATTATTTTTAATGTTTCATATTCCAATTGACTATTTTCTAATTGTGTTTTAATATTTTTTATTTCACTATTCTTTTCTGTTAAATATACTTCTTTCATTTCTTGGTCAATATTCAAATACACATTTTCGAAATTTTTTATTTCTATCTCTAAGGAATTTTTATCTTCTGAATATTGGTATATTTTCTTTACTACATCATAATATTTATCCATTAATGGATTTTTATCTGATATTTTATATTCAAGTTCATACTCAACTACCTTTTTATTTATACTTTCTAATTCCTGATTAATTTGTTCTAATAATGGTATTAACAATGATATTTTTTCATTATTTTTTTCTTTTTGTATTTTTTCATAATATTCTATATAATATTCATACCATTTATCCAAAACTTTTTTTACATATTCAGGATCTCTTTTTGTATAAGATATTTTAATTATATTTGTTCCACTCTTTGCTTCTATTATCAATTCTTCTTTTAATATTTCTATTAAATCCCTTTCATAATATACTTTACCTCTTAATCTATCTATAATATGTCTAGAATTATTTTTTCTTTTTACCATATCAAAATCTTTAATTATGTTTTTTAATATTTCATCTGAATACATTTTTTCTATTTCAGTTTTTATTTCTGTATTATTTCCCGAGTTTGATAATAATAATGATAAATTATCTCCTCCTGAATTAGATGAAGATAATTCTAATTCCATATATGATGTATATGTCCTAGGAAGGATACTATATATATACATTATAATAGAAAAAAATACAATAGATAAAATTATTATTATATACCAACGTCTTTTTATTGTATTAAATACATCCCTTAAAGTTATATCATTTCTCATTTTTATTCCTCCAAATATATTTTTTCATAATATACGTATATTAAAAATTCTAATATAATTGTAAATGGCATTACTTGTGCTGGTGTATAAATTCTATGTTCCGTAAGACCTGCTATTAATATTGCAAAAATAGAATAATATATATATTTTGAGAAAAAAACGTCTGGTATTTTTTTTGATATATAAAACAATTCTTTTATTAATAATATAAAAAATATAAAACCTATTATCCCGGTTTCTGCTAAAATGTGCAAATATGAATTGTGTGCATGTGCATCAGAAAATTGGACTTTAGATGTATTAAACATATATATATTTTTTAATCCCTCAAAATTATATGGAATGTCATTATATCTTGTAAATCCTATACCAAATATTGGACTTTTTATAAAATCATCAATCGCTCTTGGCCATAATACAAATAATCTATCAGATATATTTGCGGTTCTATTTGGATCATTTAAATCAAATACTTCCGTATTTGTTGGGCTTAAATTATATATTCCATGTTCTTTTGATATATAATATGCACCCAATATTATTACTATAGCCCCTATTATGGTTAATATATAATATATTCTTTTTAATTTATTACTTTTAATTAACTCATTTATAATCATCAATCCAATAACCCATATAAAAGCTAATTGAGAACCCCTAGACTTTGAAAAATAAAGAGCTATTATATTAGAAAAAAAATAAAATAAATTATATATATTTTTTTCTTTTAAGTATAATACCAAACCAAAAACAGATAACATTAAATAATATCCACCTGCAGCATTATGTGCTTTAAATAAATAATGGTATATTCCATCTGATGATATGCCTATAGGTTTTCCTAATAAAAATGAAAGAGTTAATCCAAAAGTTAGAAGACTAATAATTTTATATACTTTAATTAATATTTTATTATAATTTAAACCTGATTTGAATTCTGTTGATAATATAGGAAGAAATAGTGGCATATATGTTATATAGAAATTCCCATCATGTCTAAAATTATCATATGATAAAAATTTTGAAAATGGTATACCTGTAATAACAGCACTAAAAAAGTATAAAAAACCTATAATATAAAACAATTTATTTGTTCTTGATATATATACTTTTTCTGGAAAATATATATATAGTATTAAAAATAATATTCCAAAAACTACAAAAATCGGGTATGCTGGAATTAAATTGAAAAATGAAAATGAAAAAGATAATATTAAACTCAATACTATTATATCTTTTAAATTAATTTTCATTTTTCAAATAACTCCTCTATACCCTTTATATAATTTTCATATGAGAATTTTTCTTCAAAATATTTTTTATCTATCATCTTTTTATATTTATTTGGATTATTATAAATTTTAAATATTAAATCCTTTAAATGAGTTATACTATCTATTAAATATCCATTATTTTCATTTATTATTTCAGGTATACCGCCTATTTTTCTAGCAATTATTGTCTTGTTATGATATAATGCTTCAATTAAAACAGTTGGTAGAGAATCATCAATAAATGGATAATGTATAAATACATCGCTTATTTCCAAATAACCACTAACATCATCAGTATGTCCAACTAAAATTACATTATTATCCAATCTATTGATTTTAATATATTTTTTTATTTTTTCTAAATACTCCTTGTTTTTTTCATTTGCATCACCAATAATCATTAATTTTATATTATCTTTTAAAATTTCTTTTATACTTTTTATAATCTCTAGTTGCCCTTTAGATGGTTGAATCCAACCTATTACTGAAATAATAAAATCATTTTCTGATAAATCATGTAATTTTTTATAATATTCTGTGTCTCTTTTTGGTTTCATATTTGGAATTCCATTATATAATACTGATATTTTATTTTCATTTACACCTATTCTAATTAAACTCTTTTTTACTGTTTCCGATACACAGGATATATGATAAAAATTATTATTAAAGGTTTTCTTTAACATACCTTTTAATGGAGATATAAAATCTCCATTAACAACATCATGTAACCTAGCAATTGCTTTAACATTTGTTTTTTTTGAAATTTGTCCTCCATATATATGCGCTTTCATTGAATTTGTAAATATAATATCTATATTATTTTCTATTACAAAACGAGATAATTCTTTAATCATTTTTCTATATTCAAAAATATTTATTATATTTTTGAATGATAATTCTGATCTACTAATTTTTAAAAAATCTTTGCTTAAAGGAAATATTTTATAATCAATATTTACTTCTTTTAGTTTTTCAGTAAATTCACTTTCTGTTGTTACCCCTACTATTATATTATATTTATCTCTATTATATTCCTTAAGATAATCAACAAGTACCTTTTCAGCTCCACCAAACCAATATGCGTGGTCTAGTATCAATATATTTTTCATAATTCACCTCAATTCTTTTATTATCCTATTTCTAAACACTTCAATATCGAATTCTTTAGCTCTTTTTATTATCAATTCTTTTTTATTTTCTTTCCAATTTTCTTCCGCAATTCTTTTTATTGCACTTGATATTTCTTTTGAATTCATAGGTTTTACATGTATTCCTGTTTGTTCATTTATATTATGAAAAGTAGTTCCAGTGCCTAATTCAGTGGAAACAACTGGAATCCCACATGCCATTGCTTCTAATGCAACTAAACCAAATGCTTCACCTCTATCAATTGAAGGTAATACAAATACATCTGCTGCAGAATAATATTTTGGCATTTCATTATAACTAATATGATTTTCAAATATAATTCTATTTTCTAGATTTAAATCCTTGGTAATATCTTTCAGTTCAGTTTCTTTTGGACCTTTACCAATAATCAATAGTTTATAATTATTTGGAAGATTTTCCATTGATTTTATTAAATATTCTATACCTTTATATCTCCCAAGTCTTCCAATATATAATATTAATTTTTCATTTTTAGATACATATTTATTTCTATAATTATCTTGCCTATAATAAAAATGATTTGTTTCTACGAATAAAGGAACTACAGATATTTTTTCTTTAAAGTATTTTAATACAGGAGATGTATTAATTATATTTGGTGATGTAACTATAATCTTATCCATTTTTTTTAAATATTTTTTTACTATTAGATTATTATATATTTTTCCAAAATATCCTCTACCTGCTATATCCATATGATAAAAACATATATTCTTTTTATCTTTTATACTTCCATTTAAAAAAATATCCAACTCTGGTTGCCCAGAAGCAAAGTGATATAATAATATATCCTTATCTTTTGATAACTTATTTAATACATTTCTATATTTTAAAGAGATTCTTACTGAACCTTTTTCAATAAATATTGGTAATCTATGAACCTCTGTATTATCAACTCTATCAATTTTATAACCTTTTTTATTTGGATTATATGTTAATGCTGTAGAATTAAATAATTTATTTATCTCTCTAGCAACTATTTCAATTCCACCAATTTCTGGAAAATAGTTTCTTGATATAGACAATATCTTCAATTAATAAGCTCCTTTCTTATCTATTACAATTTTTATAGTTTTTAAAAATATTATGAAATCCAATTCTAATGACCAATTTCTTAAATAATATAGATCCAAAGCTATTCTTTCACTATAATCTTCAATATCGCTTCTACCATTTGCTTGCCACATTCCAGTTATTCCAGGTTTTATTGAAAATACCTCTTTTGCAACATCTTCACCATAATATAATTCTACTTCTTTTCTTACAACAGGTCTTGGACCAATTAAACTCATATTTCCTATTAATACATTTATTAATTGAGGCAATTCATCTAATGATGTTTTTCTTAATATTTTTCCTATTTTTGTAATTCTCGGATCATTTTTTAATTTAAAATGTTTATACCATTCTTCTCTTATCTTTTCATCCTTTTCAAGTAATTCTTCCAATCTCTTTTCTGCATCTGGATACATTGTTCTAAATTTATACATCTCAAATTCTTCTAAATTCTTTCCTATTCTTTTATGTTTAAAAAACACTGGTCCTTTATCCTCTTTTTTTATTAAAATTGCTATTATTAAAAATACTGGAGATAATAATATAAGACCTATTATTGATAATACAATATCAAATATTCTTTTTATAATTAAATTCAACGGATTTAATAATTCTTGAGATGCAGTAATTGCAAGAATTCCATCTAAATCATGTATTTTATTAGAAAAGCTTATTAATCCATATAAGTCTGGTATATATTTAATTTTTCTAATCATTCTTTCAAATTTTGTTATTATTTTTGATAATTCAAATTTTGATAAATTGGGTATAGCTATTATTACTTCTTCAATATTATTTTTTTTAATTATTTTATTAAAATCATCCAAATCACCTATTATTTTATTTTTATCAACAATAATTTTATCATCATTATATTTTAAGAATCCTATAATATTATATGTTGTAAATGGATGTTGACTAATTTTATCATACACTACCTGGGCTAATTCTCCAATTCCTAAAATAATAACATTTGTACTAAATAATTTAAATTTTATTAATATTTTTCTGAAAATATATCTAGTTAAAGAGTCTAAAATTATGAACATAAACATTAAAACAAATAGTTTAAATATATCTATATAATTTCCACTAAACAATAATAACACTAATATAACAAAAAAATATATTGCTGTGGAATGAAAAATATTTAGTAATTCATCCCAAAATAAATGTGTTTCAAAATAATACATTTTCCTAAATAAATATATCACGCTCAATATCCCAGAATAAAAATATACTATATTCATATCAAATATGTTAAAAACATTATATAATCCAACTAAAATAACATAATCTAATATCAATAATATTATTCCATATATTGTTTTTTTTATTCCTCTTTTTATTGTTCTTTTTTGTGCTATATTCATTTTCCATCCTCCATAAAATTCTCAAATTAAATTATAGCACAATTTTTAATTTTTGTTTTTATGATTATTTGAAACTATGTAACAATTAAAAAACTGAGGGCTAAGCCCTCAGTCATCATATCCATTAGGATTATTTTTTTGCCAATTCCATGAATCTCTACACATATCTACTATATTTCTTTCTGCTTTCCAACCCAATTCCTTTAATGCTTTTGTTGGATCTGCATATACTTGATCTACATCTCCTGGTCTTCTATCAACTATTTCATATGGTATTTTTATTCCATTTGCTTCTTCAAATGCTTTTACAACATCTAAAACACTATATCCAACACCTGTTCCTAAATTATATATTTTAACGCCAGTATCATTCATAATCCTTTCCAACGCTTTTATATGTCCTATTACCAAATCAACTACATGAATATAATCCCTTACCCCTGTTCCATCATGTGTATTATAATCATTTCCAAATACATTTAGTTTTTCTCTTTTTCCTACAGCTACTTGGGTTATATATGGCATTAAATTATTTGGGATTCCATTTGGATCTTCTCCTATTCTACCAGATTCATGTGCTCCTATTGGATTAAAGTATCTAAGTAATGCAATAGACCATTCATTATCTGATACATATAAATCTTTTAAAATGTATTCAATAAATAATTTTGTTCTACCGTATGGATTTGTAGCTGAAAGAGGTGCGTCTTCTGTTATTGGAACTGTTTCTGGATTACCATATACTGTTGCAGAAGAACTAAATACTATTTTCTTTACATTTTTATCTTGCATTACTTCTAATAAGTTTAATGTTCCAGTTATATTATTCTTATAATATTTCAAAGGTATTGCTACTGACTCACCAACTGCTTTTAAACCAGCAAAATGAATTACTGCTTCTATATTGTTTTCATTAAATATTTCTTCTACTTTTTCTTTATCTAACAAATCTACTTCGTAAAATTTGAAATCCTTTCCTGTTAACTCTTTTATTCTTTTCAATACTTCTGGTTTACTATTTGAAAAATTATCTAAAACAACAATTTCATATCCCGCATTTAAAAATTCTACGCATGCGTGAGAACCTATATATCCTGCTCCTCCTGTTATTAATATAGCCATATTTTCACCTCCACAAAAATTCGCTCTTATATTATATCATATTGAAAATACAT
Proteins encoded in this window:
- a CDS encoding glycosyltransferase family 2 protein, producing MEKVSSKKVSIIIPTLNEEKYIEKCLNSLIENDYENKEIIIVDGLSTDNTKEIIDRIKNENNNIDIKIIDNELKITPVALNIGIKEATGDYIMIAGAHTTYSKNYISACIKRLEENKCDIAGGLVITQPGKDTAIAKAIANVLSHPFGVGGAKYRTCNEKEEYVDTVAYGIYKKEVFEKAGLFKPELKRNQDIEMNLRLKKIGMRIMLIPEAKSYYYARDNYNDLFKNNFLNGLWVILSTHYSKKAYSIRHIVPLIFVLFLILGTIASIFSGIIRIPFLIILSFYVFLSIFFSLKIAIKNKDFKLFFPMLFSFWILHISYGLGSIYGLFLIL
- a CDS encoding glycosyltransferase, which translates into the protein MTIFIIGYMHPKYDKRVYRMVKSLSKKNKVIYQYITNKNEEEYFKDNIKYIPIKYKINFENKIKEVKSRGKFDKKIIQLIREFEYDILYMHHFLTTKPVLPFKIAKKRNKKIIYDIHEYHPENFLNNLSGIKKQIKEKVLWKIFEKQLNLSDKLIFVSKDMQKDIYQKLNIHNDYYIQKNYAEISIQSKEKIKEISFVGKINRNLEDEKEILKKLIQKGFKFRIIGMESEYFKDIPHDYTKFLPYEDMMKELSKSLFSLISFNTVKNRNYKNDIFSLPNKYYDSIAAETPVIVKNTFISMAKEVEKYNIGIVINPKNIDESVDKIIKAYENYEELLENIRKYKHEFVWTEEKEKEFVNFVLS
- the tagD gene encoding glycerol-3-phosphate cytidylyltransferase — its product is MKTVITYGTFDLFHIGHLRLLQRAKELGDKLIVAVSTDEFNAIKGKKSIIPYEQRAEIVKNIKCVDIVIPEKNWEQKIEDIIKYNVDIFVIGEDWKGKFDYLNEYCEVVYLPRTEGISSSEIKEILQHISKLSTTELKKALDILTKIDFDELKEAFEILEQLRKDLW
- a CDS encoding oligosaccharide flippase family protein, which gives rise to MNLFKKGIKAFSWTFIGSGIGFIFQLIIAKLLGASEYGKANVILGFIGTYYSFLSLGLPTLLIRESGKNIYNAKKIYSDFIRIYFLLDILIFPFIYMTFDESIVYNKFNVIIILFLVFLSQVENLTYSYFIGIKKQDTASFIRDTLIRLIRVGSFFIFFFIISNYFSFILAYLFSLLIPLIISIRFYTKEKYLSLKWIIKNSWKFYFITITYSLYGNLSKIMQRLYSTNESVGYLSIGITLGTIGAMLGTALANVTMPEFALAWKEKDLKKIDLIFKDVSRWNTFIMLPIISFIVIHINRILSFLGEDYSKGTLIVSLILISQFINSFVGPNGTLLNMSGYEGLEIINGLAMIITGVSTGYLLGPRYSWGIAFSFAASIIVVNLLKFIQVRVIYNIYPYKIRTLFYILLFAFTSIFIFSFTKSISNIYFWVIINSIIIILIIFFSFYFSPFSQDKEIIDKFLKKIGVK
- a CDS encoding CDP-glycerol glycerophosphotransferase family protein, which gives rise to MIKKIIKIILEIIYSIKKYKYDVLIIDDTPYSGSNSYAFFRYLKDKNHLNVKIINKSKNIFEYLDLVKSSKYVFTSHDINVFFKRKNQKFIQFWHGIPLKAMGLLDKTEKRKKKILKNWMKYDYIISSSPFYNTLLNSTTGNYLGRYIVTGFPRTDYLFKNGRLNEIIQKKDKKIIFFIPTFRKGYVNRDISEGIERNKNIFGISDFNISDFEKFLIENKILFIAKLHPIEERYYKKLYENYNLENFMFLSEDILSKKDIDLYEILPDSDMLITDYSSIYFDYLLLNKPIIFINNDIEEYIKVRGLLLHPYEFWTPGDKVRTQTDLQNSILDNFKEDKYIDHRKILKDMFFIYGNNSCERIYNIIFNGGLHESI
- a CDS encoding glycosyltransferase; translated protein: MIPKKIHYCWFGKGKKPEIARKCIESWKIHLPDYEIIEWNEDNFDINENIYIKEAYENKKYAFVTDYVRLKVLYEYGGIYMDTDVEVIKNLDKFLHHNAFSGYENDKLIPTGIMGATPKNSWIKLLLDYYNDKKFVLDDGTFDLTTNVIIITELSKKMGYIGGGKYQEFGDGIAIYPFDYFCAKNDHTGEIHITDNTHTIHHFSGTWQPLPNKIRKKIRKIIGNKAYNFIRDLLRGELNDKKNNKDNT